Within Schaalia sp. HMT-172, the genomic segment TTCCCACCGTTATCTTTATCAACAAGATCGACCAGGCTGGCGTTGATTTGCAGAGCGTGGTTCAGTCTGTTCGGGATAAGCTCTCCGCCGATATTATCATCAAGCAGACGGTGTCGCTGTCCCCGGAAATAGTCCTGGAGGAAAATACCGACATAGAAGCATGGGATGCGGTCATCGAAAATAACGATGAATTATTGGAAAAGTATATCGCAGGAGAACCAATCAGCCGGGAAAAACTTGCGCGGGAGGAACAGCAGCGGGTTCAAGACGCCTCCCTGTTCCCAGTCTATCATGGCAGCGCCAAAAATGGCCTTGGCATTCAACCGTTGATGGATGCGGTGACAGGGCTGTTCCAACCGATTGGGGAACAGGGGGGCGCCGCCCTATGCGGCAGCGTTTTCAAGGTTGAGTACACCGATTGCGGCCAGCGGCGTGTCTATCTACGGTTATACAGCGGAACGCTGCGCCTGCGGGATACGGTGGCCCTGGCCGGGAGAGAAAAGCTGAAAATCACAGAGATGCGTATTCCATCCAAAGGGGAAATTGTTCGGACAGACACCGCTTATCAGGGTGAAATTGTTATCCTTCCCAGCGACAGCGTGAGGTTAAACGATGTATTAGGGGACCAAACCCGGCTCCCTCGTAAAAGGTGGCGCGAGGACCCCCTCCCCATGCTGCGGACGACGATTGCGCCGAAAACGGCAGCGCAAAGAGAACGGCTGCTGGACGCTCTTACGCAACTTGCGGATACTGACCCGCTTTTGCGTTGCGAAGTGAATTCCATCACCCATGAGATCATTCTTTCTTTTTTGGGCCGGGTGCAGTTGGAGGTTGTTTCCGCTTTGCTGTCGGAAAAATACAAGCTTGAAACAGTGGTAAAGGAACCCTCCGTCATTTATATGGAGCGGCCGCTCAAAGCAGCCAGCCACACCATCCATATCGAGGTGCCGCCCAACCCGTTTTGGGCATCCATAGGACTGTCTGTTACACCACTCTCGCTTGGCTCCGGTGTACAATACGAGAGCCGGGTTTCGCTGGGATACTTGAACCAGAGTTTTCAAAACGCTGTCAGGGATGGTATCCGTTACGGGCTGGAGCAGGGCTTGTTCGGCTGGAACGTAACGGACTGTAAGATTTGCTTTGAATACGGGCTTTATTACAGTCCGGTCAGCACGCCGGCGGACTTCCGCTCATTGGCCCCGATTGTATTGGAACAGGCATTGAAGGAATCGGGGACGCAGCTGCTGGAACCTTATCTCTCCTTCATCCTCTATGCGCCCCAGGAATACCTTTCCAGGGCTTATCATGATGCACCGAAATACTGTGCCACCATCGAAACGGCCCAGGTAAAAAAGGATGAAGTTGTCTTTACTGGCGAGATTCCCGCCCGCTGTATACAGGCATACCGTACTGATCTGGCCTTTTACACCAACGGGCGGAGCGTATGCCTTACAGAGCTGAAAGGATATCAGGCCGCTGTCGGTCAGCCGGTCATCCAGCCCCGCCGTCCAAACAGCCGCCTGGACAAGGTGCGCCATATGTTTCAGAAGGTAATGTAAAGATACATAATCGTCAAGACGGCAACAATCAGAAGTTATGGAGGGTAACAATGGAATATAGTAAGGAAGATTTAATGGAAGCAAAAAAGCAAATTTGGGGAGTGGGAGAGAACATGGGAACAGAGGAAAGTAAAAAAATCTGGGAGGAGAACGCACAATTTTGGGATAATGCAATGGGTGACGAATCTAATGAATTTCACAGAGAGGTAGTGCGTCCCAAAGTAACGGAACTTCTATCTCCTAATCCTGCGGATTACATTTTGGATATTGCGTGTGGCAATGGAAATTATTCTTCGTATCTTGCACAAAGAGGCGCTTCGGTTGTCGCTTTTGATTACAGCAAAAAAATGATAGAATTGGCTAAAAGACGGCAATCACAATATGCAAAACAAATTGAATTTTGTGTGGCGGATGCGACCGATAGAAAAAGTATATTAGAATTAAAAAGAAATCGAGCCTTTACGAAAGCAGTTTCTAATATGGCAATTATGGATATTACGGATATTGAACCACTTCTTATGGCTGTTTATGAACTGTTGCAGGAAAGCGGAATTTTTGTCTTTGCAACGCAACACCCTTGTTTTGTCACGTTGACTGAAAAATATATGACACCGCACAGTTACTATGATATAGCGATTGAAGGGCAACCGAAAGAGCAGATTTATTATCATCGTTCCATACAAGATATTTTTAACCTTTGTTTTAGAGCTGGATTTGTCATTGATGGATTTTATGAAGAATGTTTTAAAACCAACAAAGAAATTCCTATGGTAATGATAGTAAGGCTTAAGAAGGTAAAACGTGATAGCTTAAAATAAATTCAAGTTTGTCGGGTAAATAGCAAACCCAGCCGAGCCAGTCAACGGTCAAGATGAACGGCGCATATGCGCAGCCGTTGACAGCCCCGCCCGCCTTTGCTGGTAGGCAATCAAGGGGCGACAGCAAGAAGTGCCACCGCCCCGCACTATTATTCAGAAAGGGGAATTTCCATGACCGACCAGATAGCCTATCAAGAATATATCCAGCGCAGGTACAA encodes:
- the tet(W) gene encoding tetracycline resistance ribosomal protection protein Tet(W); its protein translation is MKIINIGILAHVDAGKTTLTESLLYASGAISEPGSVEKGTTRTDTMFLERQRGITIQAAVTSFQWHRCKVNIVDTPGHMDFLAEVYRSLAVLDGAILVISAKDGVQAQTRILFHALRKMNIPTVIFINKIDQAGVDLQSVVQSVRDKLSADIIIKQTVSLSPEIVLEENTDIEAWDAVIENNDELLEKYIAGEPISREKLAREEQQRVQDASLFPVYHGSAKNGLGIQPLMDAVTGLFQPIGEQGGAALCGSVFKVEYTDCGQRRVYLRLYSGTLRLRDTVALAGREKLKITEMRIPSKGEIVRTDTAYQGEIVILPSDSVRLNDVLGDQTRLPRKRWREDPLPMLRTTIAPKTAAQRERLLDALTQLADTDPLLRCEVNSITHEIILSFLGRVQLEVVSALLSEKYKLETVVKEPSVIYMERPLKAASHTIHIEVPPNPFWASIGLSVTPLSLGSGVQYESRVSLGYLNQSFQNAVRDGIRYGLEQGLFGWNVTDCKICFEYGLYYSPVSTPADFRSLAPIVLEQALKESGTQLLEPYLSFILYAPQEYLSRAYHDAPKYCATIETAQVKKDEVVFTGEIPARCIQAYRTDLAFYTNGRSVCLTELKGYQAAVGQPVIQPRRPNSRLDKVRHMFQKVM
- a CDS encoding class I SAM-dependent methyltransferase is translated as MEYSKEDLMEAKKQIWGVGENMGTEESKKIWEENAQFWDNAMGDESNEFHREVVRPKVTELLSPNPADYILDIACGNGNYSSYLAQRGASVVAFDYSKKMIELAKRRQSQYAKQIEFCVADATDRKSILELKRNRAFTKAVSNMAIMDITDIEPLLMAVYELLQESGIFVFATQHPCFVTLTEKYMTPHSYYDIAIEGQPKEQIYYHRSIQDIFNLCFRAGFVIDGFYEECFKTNKEIPMVMIVRLKKVKRDSLK